Genomic DNA from Taurinivorans muris:
GAAGGCGTTGATATTGCTATTTTTTCAGCAGGAGGCGGCACAAGCACGCAATTTGCGCCTCACGCCGTGAAATCCGGCTGCGTTGTTGTGGACAATTCCAGCGCTTGGCGCATGGACGAACGCTGTCCCCTTGTCATTCCGGAAGTCAACGCCCATGCCCTCAAAAAACACAACGGCATTATTGCGAACCCCAACTGCTCCACCATTCAAATGCTTGTCGCCCTCAAACCTATCCACGATGTGAGCCCTATCAAGCGCGTCGTTGTTTCCACCTACCAAGCAGTTAGCGGCACCGGGCAAAAAGGCATACAGGAACTTGAAACCCAAGTCCGCCAGCTCTTCAACGGCATAGAACCGGAAAACACCGTATACCCTCACCGTATCGCTTTCAACTGCCTGCCGCATATCGACGTTTTTCTCGACAACGACTATACCAAAGAAGAAATGAAAATGGTCAACGAAACCAATAAGATTTTTGAAGACCCCAATATCAAAGTCACGGCAACGTGCGTTCGTGTTCCGGTATTTTACAGCCACAGCGAAGCCGTCAACATAGAAACGGAAAAGAAAATCACCGCAAAGGAAGCCCGAGCAATCCTGGCGACAGCCCCAGGAGTGCAGCTTTATGACAATCCGAAAGAAAACATGTATCCGCTGGCGACTGTCGCGGCAGGCGAAGACGCAACATTCGTCGGTCGTATCCGTGAGGACGAATCCATCGCAAACGGTCTGAACATGTGGATAGTTGCGGATAACGTCCGCAAAGGTGCTGCGCTGAACGCGGTACAAATCGCCGAAAAACTTTTGGAAATGGATTTAGTCTGCGTCAAGGACAAAAATCTCTTCATGTAGTCCCTAAAAATCTTGCAAAAAGCCCTCCTGCATGCACATGGGGGGCTTTTGTTATTAAAAACTTGGTTCATGAATTTTTTCGCATAATATTTTTCTTTTGCACAAAATTTGCATATATAGTATAAACTGCATTATTCACAGTGAGGCTCTTATGAAGAAATTAAAAGCATTGCCCGGCAAAAGTTTGGAAAACATGGCGATCATCAAACAAAAAATGCCGGAAAAAAAGCACTTGATCATCGGTATCTGCCTTTGTTTCCTGCTTGCTTTCCTTCTTTTTTTATTGAGCCAAAAAGTCGTCAGCGAAAAGGCGGAACTCACCAGGCAGGGAGAGGCAATTTATTCCCCTGTTGAGGGCATAATTTATGAAGTTCTTATTCCAAAAGGAAAAACTGTCCGCAAAGGAGACGCCCTTATCCGCTTCGACCCTGCCTATATCCGCTCCAAAGTTTCGGAAATCCGCGGATATTTGCAGTTATTCAAAGAAAACCGGCATAATTCCGGAACACTCAAACAAATATTCAAACCTCTTTTGAATGATGTGTTTGCGGGAATTACCCAAGAAGTTCTCTCGCTGTCCGAAACGGAAAAGAAAAAACTGGCGGAATTGCAGCAAATCACACGGGAACACACCAAAGCCCAAGTCGCCATGCGGAGCCCTTCCTCTTTTGTCGACGGCAAACCCGATGCCGCACTCGTGCAAAAAGAACAGGAACTGCAAAAAAAATATGAAGAAGCGGAACAGGCTTTTCACGAAGCCAGTACCGCCCGCGCCTTGGCTGATAAAAAATACCGCGATTTAACCAATTCCTTGGGAGAACCCAACAGTATCTTATACCGTTATTTGGAAGAAGAATACAATAAAACCCTCGCCTTGCAAAAAAACGAATATATTTACGCGCCTTTCAATGCCGTTGTCGGCATAACCTACGTAAAGGCAGGGTCGATAGTGCAGCGGAATGAAATACTTATGGATATTCATCCGGAAAATGCAGAAGAATGGTGGGTGCTTGCGGAATTTTCCAAAAATGACGCAAAAAAACTCAAGGAACGGGATATCTGTACCGTCCTCACCGAAGACGGCGAAAAACTCGAAGCCCGCATTTTCAAGATTGAAGAAAAACAAGAAAAAAGCCTTGTCAAACTTTATATCATAAACCCGCCTGAAAACCTGAAAGCCTCTGAATTTGTCACCGTAAAAAGCAAATAAAACTTGACTGTCCAGGTGTTCTTAGCTATTTTTTCAAAAATTTTTCATACTTAGGGACAATATGGTCTTTTCTTCCTTACCGTTTCTCTTTTTAATTTTTCCATTTTTTTTAGCTGCGCTTTTATGCGGCTCATTTTTTAAAAATGCGGCGTTCAGAAACTGTTCGGTCCTCATCATCAGCTTATTTTTTTATATTTGGGAAGAATCAACCAATACGTTGATACTCATAGCAATTTGTCTGATCAACTATTACGGCGCATCATACCTTGCCAATGAAAAACACGGCAAAAAAATTTTCATAGCGCTCATTGCTCTCAATCTTCTTCTGCTGTTCATTTTTAAATACAGCCTTTGGTGCCTGTCTTTCGTGACAGACAGATTTATCGATAAAAATATCATGCTCCTTGGTATCAGCTTTTTTATTTTCCATGCAATAAGCTATCTCGCCGACGTCTATACAAAAAAAATCCAAGCCTCAAAAAACCTGCTCGATTTTTCAACGTACTTTTGTATGTTTCCCCATTTGGTGGCGGGTCCCATTGTGCGTTATGCGCAAATCAAAGACGATATTCGCGCTTACCGAGCTTCCAAAGAACTTTTTTCCTTCGGCATGTATAGGTTTTTATTGGGACTGAACAAAAAAATCATTATTGCGAACTCTGTTTCCATACTTGCCGACTTCACCTTTTCCGCCACTTCGCCAAAAGTTTTCTCTTTTATGGATGCCTGGACCGGCATTATCGCCTACGGACTGCAAATTTATTTTGACTTTTCTGCCTATTCCGATATGGCTGTCGGACTTGCCGCCATGGCGGGTTTCCGTTTTGAAGAAAACTTCAACCGTCCTTATATCAGCACGTCCGTTCGGGAATTTTGGCGGCGCTGGCATATTTCCCTTTCCACGTGGCTGAGAGATTACCTCTATATTCCCCTGGGCGGAAGCAAATCCGTACATGCCTATATCACCTATCGCAATCTTTTCCTCGTTTTTCTCCTTTGCGGAATTTGGCACGGAGCGAATACGACTTTCGTTGTTTGGGGATTATGGCATGGTATTTTCATTTGCCTGGAAAGGCTGTGGCTCGAAAAGAAACTTAACGCACTGCCCGCGTTTTTCCGACATGCTTATCTGCTCCTGATCATTCTGCTCGGCTGGGTATTTTTTAAAGCGGAAAATTTGCCCTATGCCCTTGAATACTTTTCCGCACTTTTTAATTTCACCTCTTTTTCCTTTTCATTCGCTTCCGAAACATTTCCCCTAATTATGCTGGCAATCGGAACAGTCATCTGCTTTTTGCCCCAAAAATACATTGTCGTTCCAACTTCGCACGCTCCTGCGAATTTTAAGCTCCGCCATTTGATTTTTCAATTCCTTCTCGGCTGCTTCGCCATATCGCTTTTGCTTTCATCAAGCAGAAATCCTTTTATTTATTTTAATTTTTAGGAAATGCCCATGGATAAGAAATTCCTTTTCTCATGCTTGATTTGTGTCTTCATTTTCGCTTTTTCCACGGCTTTTTATTTCAATGATGAAACAATCATAAAAAGCGAAAACAGAATGGTCACGGCGTTCCCGAAACTTCCGGAAAAGTTTTCCACATCGAAAATAAAGCATTTTTTCACGCAGCTTTCTCAATTTTATAATGACAACTTTCCGAACAGGGAAAAAATAATCCTGACCCTGACAACACTGATCCCGTCCGTAAAAACAGAAAACCTTTCCATTGACACGGTCATAAGCGGCAAAGAAGACTGGCTGTTTTTGGGAAACAACTATAACAACACCATTGATAAGCTTACCGGCAAATTATATTATCATGACAGTGACAATAAAAAATACGACGTGACAAAACGATATGACTTTTACAAAAATATCGCAGAAAAGGTTTTAGCGCACAGCAAGGAAGTTTTTTTCCTGATCGCCCCCGACAAAAGCACTGTTTATCCTGAATTTCTGCCGGAAACGATTATTCCCGCCCCAAAACCGTTTCATGAATTTCTCACGCAAAAAATGCAGCGGGAAAATCTGAACGTGTATTATCCCCGTCAAGATTTATTGCAAAACAAAGAAAAAGCGCTGCTTTATTATGTGACGGATTCGCATTGGAACAATTACGGCGCATTCATCGCCTTCATACGTTTGATTTCCCGGCTCGACCCGGCTCTTCCCGAAATGATAAAAGAAGAAGATTTCCGTTTCAAACCGCTGAAAAGCACTGCCGGTGATTTAATCAGCCTTGGGAATTTCCTTTTTAAGGATAAAGACTATAAGGATACATTCCAAGTGTCGTATAAAAACATGCCGATGGAAACGCCAAAAGCGGAACAAACGGAAAACAAACAAAACGGATTGATACAAACGGTCAATCCTGAAGCTTTGACAGACAAAACCGTTTGGATTATCGGCGATTCTTTCTCCACGGCTTTACGTCCGTATTTTTCATTTTTCTTTAAAAATGTTTATTTTATCCACAAAGATACGTTCAATGCTTCCCCTGCAGGTTTTACGGATATTCAAGCCGACTTCGCCGTGTACGAATGTGTTGAACGCTCATTTTAAAACTTTTGGATAAAATGAATACTGCCGGACCAATAGTCAGCGGCAGTATCCACCATGCGCAAAAACGCTCTGAAAAATCATTCTTCCGTTTGTTTATGATATTTGATTGTCAAGTCCTCATTTTTCAAAATCAATTCTTCATCGGAAAGTTTTTCAATGAGATAAGTGTCACTGAAATCAATGGTCACGCCATTGCCAAGGCTTTTTCCAGAAAGAATGAGCGTATCGCCTTTTTGTTCCCATTTTTCATAAAGCAAAGTTGCACTGTTGACAGAACGTGCTTTACCGCCTTTTTCCAAGCACACACCCTGCACTTGTCCTTCCATTCCGGGAATCGGTTCGACCCATTTTCCCTCAAGACTCTTTCCCGCACAGGCGGTCAGCATAAAACCCAATACAGCCGCAGCCGCAGCTTTGCATACGGAACGTTTTGTTTTCATAATCCATTTTCCTTTTTTTAATAAACTCTGTTTATAACAGATACGTTAATCAGCGGCGAAAATCTACAAAAAACATATCCGCATTCCATAAAATTCTCTCCGCTGCGCAAAAAAATTTCCGCAAACAAGTTTTACTTGAAAGCAAAATTTATTTTGCTATACTCATTTCACATTATTTAAATTTTGACAACTATACCACCACATGAGGCAGGCATGGCTTTAAAAGAATTATCAAAGGCGTACGAACCGCAGGAAGTCGAAGAATATTGGCGTGAATATTGGGAAAAACATCAATGTTTCACTCCCGACATGAACAGCAAGGCTGAACCCTATTCCATTGTCATCCCTCCCCCGAACGTCACGGGAGCACTGCATATCGGGCATGCTTTCAACCAGACATTGCAGGATATCCTCGCCCGTCATGCACGCCAGAAGGGTAAAAAGGTTCTTTGGATCGTAGGCACTGACCATGCAGGCATTTCCACCCAAAACGTCGTGGAGCGAAAACTGCTGAAAGAAGGCGTTTCCCGTCACGATTTGGGGCGTGAAAAATTTCTTGAAAAAGTCTGGGCTTGGAAAGAGGAATACGGCGGAAAAATCCTCAAACAAATCCGCCATCTTGGTTCTTCTGTCGACTGGACGCGGGAACGCTTCACCATGGACGAGGATCTCGCCAAAGCCGTCCGCAAGGTTTTTGTCCGGCTTTATGATGAAGGACTTATTTATAAAGGAAAATACATTGTCAACTGGTGCCCCCGCTGCCATACGGCTTTGGCTGACGACGAAGTTGAACACACACCCCAAAAAGGCGCGTTGTGGCATGTGAAATATATGCTTGAGGACGGTTCCGGCTCCATTGTCATCGCCACATCCCGTCCTGAAACCATACTCGGGGACTCCGCCGTTTGCGTGCACCCTGACGATGAACGCTACCAACATCTTATCGGCAAAAAAGTCATTGTGCCCATTGCGAACCGCGCCGTGCCCATTATTGCCGACCGTTATGTCGACAAGGAATTCGGGACGGGAGCGTTGAAAGTCACGCCTTGCCACGACCCCAACGACTGGAACTTGGGACACACGCACCGCATTGACTTTATCCAAGTCATAGACGACAACGGAAATATGAACGAGGAAGCCGGCGTTTACAAAGGGCTCAGCCGTGAAGAATGCCGCGAACGCATCGTCAAGGATATCGAAGCCCTCGGACAGCTTGTCAAAATCGAGGAACTGGACCACAGCGTCGGCACCTGCTACCGATGCAAAACCGTTATCGAACCCTATGTTTCCGTGCAGTGGTTCGTGGCGACGACGAAACTCGCCCCCAAAGCAAGAGCCGCCGTACCCGCCGAAATTGAAATTCTGCCGGAAACATGGACAAAAACCTATTATAACTGGCTCGACAATATCCGTGACTGGTGCATAAGCCGTCAGCTTTGGTGGGGACACCGCATTCCCGCATGGACTTGCCAAGACTGCGGAGAACTTATCGTTTCCGAACAAGACCCTGCCGTCTGCCCGAAATGCGGCAAAAGCCGTTTGGAACAAGACCCCGATGTGCTGGACACATGGTTTTCTTCCGCTCTTTGGCCCTTTTCCACCATGGGCTGGCCCAACAACACGGAGGAATTAAAAACATTCTATCCGTTAAACATACTTGTGACAGCCTTTGACATCTTATTTTTCTGGGTCGCCCGCATGATTATGATGGGTCAGCACTTCATGGGCGAAGTTCCTTTCAGGCAAGTTTATATCCATGCCCTCGTGCGTGACGCCCAAGGCAGAAAAATGTCCAAATCCTTAGGCAACGGCATTGACCCGCTGGATATGATCAATAAATACGGGGCGGACGCTCTGCGTTTCACGATGGCGTCCTTAGCAGCCATGGGTCGTGATATCCGCCTTTCGGAAGAACGTATCGAAGGATACCGCAACTTTGTGAACAAGGTTTGGAATGCCGCCCGCTTCGCCCTTTTGAATTTAGAGGGAAACAAACCCGAACCGCTTGCGTTGGAAAAGGTTTCAGCCCTGCACCATGTATGGATTTTGCACCGCTTGGAAGAAGTGAAAGCCGAAAGCGAAACGGCAATCAACGCATACCGTTTCAACGACTTGGCACAATGTTTGTACAAATTCGTCTGGAATGAATTTTGCGACTGGTATCTCGAACTTGTCAAAGGCGATTTCAAGGGAACGGCGGAACAAAAAAAGGAAGCCTCCTTTGTGCTGTACACCGTCCTTTCCGAAACCCTTATCCTGCTGCACCCCATCATGCCTTTTGTGACCAGCGAAATTTGGCAGGCTTTGCCCGGCAATGCGGACGGCAACCTTGCCGAAATGCTCCGTCCCGAAATGCGTCCGGAATGCCTGAAAGAAAAAGAAGCGAACGCAATGCTCTATATTCAGGAAGTCATTGTCGCCATCCGCGCCATGAAGAGCGAACTCGGCATTGCGCCTTCCATGAAACTGAACGCGCTGATAAAGCCTCTTAACGATGAACAAGCGGAACTTCTGGAACATGCAAAAGCATGGCTCATGTTCCTTGCCCGCCTTGAAGATTTTGAAATTTCAAAAACAGCGGCGGCGCCAAAAGCAAGCGCAAGCAATATTATTCAAGGCACTGAAATCACAATCCTTTTAGAGGGTGTTTTAGACTTCAAAGCGGAACTTGCCCGCCTTGAAAAAGAGCTTGTGAAGCTTGAAAAGGAATTGGCAGGCATTGAAACCCGCCTTTCCAACGCGAACTTCGTAGCCAACGCCCCGGAAACCGTTGTTGCAAAGGATAAGGAAAGAGCAACGGATTTAACCGATAAAAAAGCGAAACTGCTTGCACTGCAAAAGCGTTTCCAAGAAGCCTTAGCATAAAAAGGGTTTTTCGCCCTTTTATCCTTCTTTTATCTGTGAGGAAGCCATGAATTTTACTTTTAATAATCCTGTGAATATCCTTTTCGGCAGCGGAAAAATCAATCTTGTGGGCGAAGAATGTAAAAAATTCGGCAAAAACGCCCTCATCGTCACCGGCGCGAACAGCACCAAAAAAAGCGGGCTTTTGCAAAAAGTGCAGGACCTCT
This window encodes:
- a CDS encoding aspartate-semialdehyde dehydrogenase is translated as MKEKLVVAVVGATGAVGREMLSTLYSRNFPATTIKALASSRSAGTRVPYGDDELVVEELTENSFEGVDIAIFSAGGGTSTQFAPHAVKSGCVVVDNSSAWRMDERCPLVIPEVNAHALKKHNGIIANPNCSTIQMLVALKPIHDVSPIKRVVVSTYQAVSGTGQKGIQELETQVRQLFNGIEPENTVYPHRIAFNCLPHIDVFLDNDYTKEEMKMVNETNKIFEDPNIKVTATCVRVPVFYSHSEAVNIETEKKITAKEARAILATAPGVQLYDNPKENMYPLATVAAGEDATFVGRIREDESIANGLNMWIVADNVRKGAALNAVQIAEKLLEMDLVCVKDKNLFM
- a CDS encoding HlyD family efflux transporter periplasmic adaptor subunit → MKKLKALPGKSLENMAIIKQKMPEKKHLIIGICLCFLLAFLLFLLSQKVVSEKAELTRQGEAIYSPVEGIIYEVLIPKGKTVRKGDALIRFDPAYIRSKVSEIRGYLQLFKENRHNSGTLKQIFKPLLNDVFAGITQEVLSLSETEKKKLAELQQITREHTKAQVAMRSPSSFVDGKPDAALVQKEQELQKKYEEAEQAFHEASTARALADKKYRDLTNSLGEPNSILYRYLEEEYNKTLALQKNEYIYAPFNAVVGITYVKAGSIVQRNEILMDIHPENAEEWWVLAEFSKNDAKKLKERDICTVLTEDGEKLEARIFKIEEKQEKSLVKLYIINPPENLKASEFVTVKSK
- a CDS encoding MBOAT family O-acyltransferase, with amino-acid sequence MVFSSLPFLFLIFPFFLAALLCGSFFKNAAFRNCSVLIISLFFYIWEESTNTLILIAICLINYYGASYLANEKHGKKIFIALIALNLLLLFIFKYSLWCLSFVTDRFIDKNIMLLGISFFIFHAISYLADVYTKKIQASKNLLDFSTYFCMFPHLVAGPIVRYAQIKDDIRAYRASKELFSFGMYRFLLGLNKKIIIANSVSILADFTFSATSPKVFSFMDAWTGIIAYGLQIYFDFSAYSDMAVGLAAMAGFRFEENFNRPYISTSVREFWRRWHISLSTWLRDYLYIPLGGSKSVHAYITYRNLFLVFLLCGIWHGANTTFVVWGLWHGIFICLERLWLEKKLNALPAFFRHAYLLLIILLGWVFFKAENLPYALEYFSALFNFTSFSFSFASETFPLIMLAIGTVICFLPQKYIVVPTSHAPANFKLRHLIFQFLLGCFAISLLLSSSRNPFIYFNF
- a CDS encoding alginate O-acetyltransferase AlgX-related protein, producing MDKKFLFSCLICVFIFAFSTAFYFNDETIIKSENRMVTAFPKLPEKFSTSKIKHFFTQLSQFYNDNFPNREKIILTLTTLIPSVKTENLSIDTVISGKEDWLFLGNNYNNTIDKLTGKLYYHDSDNKKYDVTKRYDFYKNIAEKVLAHSKEVFFLIAPDKSTVYPEFLPETIIPAPKPFHEFLTQKMQRENLNVYYPRQDLLQNKEKALLYYVTDSHWNNYGAFIAFIRLISRLDPALPEMIKEEDFRFKPLKSTAGDLISLGNFLFKDKDYKDTFQVSYKNMPMETPKAEQTENKQNGLIQTVNPEALTDKTVWIIGDSFSTALRPYFSFFFKNVYFIHKDTFNASPAGFTDIQADFAVYECVERSF
- a CDS encoding lipocalin family protein — its product is MKTKRSVCKAAAAAVLGFMLTACAGKSLEGKWVEPIPGMEGQVQGVCLEKGGKARSVNSATLLYEKWEQKGDTLILSGKSLGNGVTIDFSDTYLIEKLSDEELILKNEDLTIKYHKQTEE
- a CDS encoding valine--tRNA ligase; the protein is MALKELSKAYEPQEVEEYWREYWEKHQCFTPDMNSKAEPYSIVIPPPNVTGALHIGHAFNQTLQDILARHARQKGKKVLWIVGTDHAGISTQNVVERKLLKEGVSRHDLGREKFLEKVWAWKEEYGGKILKQIRHLGSSVDWTRERFTMDEDLAKAVRKVFVRLYDEGLIYKGKYIVNWCPRCHTALADDEVEHTPQKGALWHVKYMLEDGSGSIVIATSRPETILGDSAVCVHPDDERYQHLIGKKVIVPIANRAVPIIADRYVDKEFGTGALKVTPCHDPNDWNLGHTHRIDFIQVIDDNGNMNEEAGVYKGLSREECRERIVKDIEALGQLVKIEELDHSVGTCYRCKTVIEPYVSVQWFVATTKLAPKARAAVPAEIEILPETWTKTYYNWLDNIRDWCISRQLWWGHRIPAWTCQDCGELIVSEQDPAVCPKCGKSRLEQDPDVLDTWFSSALWPFSTMGWPNNTEELKTFYPLNILVTAFDILFFWVARMIMMGQHFMGEVPFRQVYIHALVRDAQGRKMSKSLGNGIDPLDMINKYGADALRFTMASLAAMGRDIRLSEERIEGYRNFVNKVWNAARFALLNLEGNKPEPLALEKVSALHHVWILHRLEEVKAESETAINAYRFNDLAQCLYKFVWNEFCDWYLELVKGDFKGTAEQKKEASFVLYTVLSETLILLHPIMPFVTSEIWQALPGNADGNLAEMLRPEMRPECLKEKEANAMLYIQEVIVAIRAMKSELGIAPSMKLNALIKPLNDEQAELLEHAKAWLMFLARLEDFEISKTAAAPKASASNIIQGTEITILLEGVLDFKAELARLEKELVKLEKELAGIETRLSNANFVANAPETVVAKDKERATDLTDKKAKLLALQKRFQEALA